Proteins found in one Megalobrama amblycephala isolate DHTTF-2021 linkage group LG5, ASM1881202v1, whole genome shotgun sequence genomic segment:
- the gpx2 gene encoding glutathione peroxidase 2 — MTFIAKTFYDLHATTVEGDTIDFNIFRGRVVLIENVASLUGTTTQDYIQLNELQSRYPHRLVVLGFPCNQFGYQENTSNAEILNSLKYVRPGEGYKPAFTIFEKCIVNGSDAHPVFSYLKDKLPYPDDDPMSLMQDPKYLVWNPISRNDISWNFEKFLIGPEGEPFKRYSRKFQTINIEPDIQRLLKLTSKTH; from the exons ATGACATTTATAGCTAAGACATTTTATGATCTACATGCGACTACGGTGGAAGGGGACACAATAGATTTCAATATTTTCAGAGGAAGAGTGGTGCTAATAGAGAATGTGGCATCACTctgaggaacaaccacccaggaCTATATCCAGCTTAATGAGCTCCAGAGCAGATATCCTCACCGACTTGTGGTCCTGGGCTTTCCCTGCAACCAGTTTGGATACCAG GAGAACACCTCTAATGCAGAAATTCTAAATTCCTTAAAGTATGTACGTCCAGGTGAAGGGTATAAACCTGCGTTCACCATTTTTGAAAAGTGCATTGTAAATGGGAGTGATGCACATCCTGTCTTTTCCTACTTGAAAGACAAGCTCCCTTATCCAGATGATGACCCTATGTCACTGATGCAGGACCCCAAATATCTGGTCTGGAATCCCATCAGTCGGAATGATATTTCATGGAATTTTGAGAAGTTTCTGATTGGGCCAGAGGGCGAGCCCTTCAAGAGATACAGCAGAAAGTTTCAGACTATCAATATTGAGCCAGACATACAAAGACTGCTGAAGCTGAcctcaaaaacacattaa
- the LOC125268405 gene encoding nuclear factor 7, brain-like has translation MASLNVSAEELTCPVCCEIFKTPVILSCSHSVCKECLQQFWRTKNTQECPVCRRRSSKEHFPVNLVLKTLCESFLKERNETSSSGSEEICSLHSEKLKLFCLEDKQPVCLVCRDSKQHDNYKFRPISEVVSACKEELNTALKSLQKKLQHNEEMKGEFEKTVQHIKSQAEHTERQIKQQFEKLHQFLRDEEEATITALREEEEQKKQMMKEKLEEMNRHISALSHTIRDMEEMMKANDVCFLKEFPVSKERVQSSQPHPQMASGALIHVPRYLGNLPFRVWKKMQDIVQNTPVILDPNTTDPHLVLSDDLTSVRYSWKKQPLPDNPERFNLYPCVLGSEGFNSETHCWDVEVKESSAWILGVTTASNQRKGWHFFNTDVWSVSYGWIVGPSSSFRVNQDLDRVRVNLDYAFSPDKRCKTFF, from the exons ATGGCTTCACTAAATGTTTCTGCTGAAGAGCTTACTTGTCCCGTGTGCTGTGAAATCTTCAAGACTCCTGTTATTTTATCATGTAGTCACAGTGTTTGTAAAGAGTGTCTTCAACAGTTCTGGAGAACCAAGAACACTCAGGAGTGTCCTGTCTGCAGGAGAAGATCCTCAAAAGAACATTTTCCAGTTAATCTTGTGTTAAAAACCTTGTGTGAGTCGTTCCTGAAGGAGAGAAATGAGACGAGTTCATCAGGATCTGAGGAGATCTGCAGTTTACACAGTGAGAAACTCAAACTCTTCTGTCTGGAGGACAAACAGCCTGTGTGTTTAGTGTGCAGAGATTCAAAACAACACGACAATTACAAATTCAGACCCATCAGTGAAGTGGTTTCAGCATGTAAG GAGGAGCTCAATACAGCACTGAAGTCGTTACAGAAGAAACTTCAACACAATGAAGAAATGAAAGGAGAGTTTGAGAAAACAGTTCAACACATCAAG TCTCAAGCTGAGCACACAGAGCGTCAGATTAAACAGCAGTTTGAGAAgcttcatcagtttctcagagatgaagaagaagctacaatcactgcactgagggaggaagaggagcagaagaagcagatgatgaaggagaagctggaggagatgaacagacacatctcagctctttcacacacaatcaGAGACATGGAGGAGATGATGAAAGCCAATGACGTCTGCTTTCTGAAG gaGTTTCCAGTCTCAAAGGAAAG AGTCCAGAGCTCACAGCCGCATCCACAGATGGCTTCTGGAGCTTTGATTCATGTGCCGCGTTACTTGGGCAACCTGCCGTTCAGAGTCTGGAAGAAGATGCAGGACATCGTCCAAAACA CTCCTGTGATTCTGGATCCAAACACTACAGATCCACATCTCGTCCTGTCTGATGATCTGACCAGTGTGAGATACAGCTGGAAAAAACAACCTCTTCCTGACAATCCAGAGAGATTTAACCTCTATCCCTGTGTTCTGGGATCAGAGGGTTTTAACTCAGAAACACACTGCTGGGATGTAGAGGTTAAAGAGAGTTCAGCCTGGATTCTTGGAGTAACTACAGCATCAAACCAGAGGAAGGGATGGCATTTCTTCAACACTGATGTCTGGAGTGTGTCGTACGGATGGATCGTAGGTCCTAGTTCTAGTTTTCGTGTCAATCAGGATCTTGATCGTGTGAGAGTGAATCTGGACTATGCATTCAGCCCTGACaaacgttgcaaaacgtttttttaa